A stretch of Castanea sativa cultivar Marrone di Chiusa Pesio chromosome 2, ASM4071231v1 DNA encodes these proteins:
- the LOC142626306 gene encoding auxin-responsive protein IAA4 yields the protein MESKVAYENGLNLKATELRLGLPGTDIESEEQALSSSRNNKRPFPDNSKECGLKGSSDDAQHSDHETAPPAKAQIVGWPPIRSYRKNNLQPKKGEAEASGIYVKVSMDGAPYLRKIDLRVYKGYPELLKALENMFKFTIGEYSEREGYKGSEFAPTYEDKDGDWMLVGDVPWDMFMSSCKRLRIMKGSEARGLGCGV from the exons ATGGAAAGCAAGGTGGCATATGAGAATGGACTCAACCTCAAGGCAACCGAGCTTAGATTGGGGTTGCCAGGAACAGACATTGAAAGTGAGGAACAAGCACTTTCTAGTTCTAGAAACAACAAGAGGCCATTTCCTGACAACTCCAAGGAGTGTGGATTAAAGGGTAGTTCTGATGATGCTCAACATTCTGACCATGAAACTGCCCCTCCTGCCAA GGCACAAATAGTGGGGTGGCCGCCAATCCGATCCTACAGGAAAAACAACCTGCAGCCAAAGAAGGGTGAAGCTGAGGCTTCTGGTATTTACGTGAAAGTAAGCATGGATGGAGCCCCTTACCTCAGAAAGATTGACTTGAGGGTTTACAAGGGCTACCCAGAACTCCTTAAGGCTTTGGAAAACATGTTTAAATTCACCATAG GTGAGTACTCAGAGAGGGAAGGCTACAAAGGGTCAGAGTTTGCACCAACTTATGAAGACAAAGATGGTGACTGGATGCTAGTTGGAGATGTTCCATGGGA TATGTTCATGTCATCCTGCAAAAGGCTGAGAATCATGAAAGGATCAGAAGCTAGAGGGTTGGGGTGTGGCGTTTAA